Proteins co-encoded in one Eremothecium sinecaudum strain ATCC 58844 chromosome VI, complete sequence genomic window:
- the MRPS8 gene encoding mitochondrial 37S ribosomal protein uS8m (Syntenic homolog of Ashbya gossypii ADR283W; Syntenic homolog of Saccharomyces cerevisiae YMR158W (MRPS8)), giving the protein MSLVRLAHVCSHLQNCSQVRLGLTSIPYSKLHLHFAYNLYKHGFLSSLQRGSTKGPDEVFTEVTPDNIATRRLWLGLKYRENRSVLTSCRLISTPSSKLRLSHQELKSLCSGRVTRMIKPLQPGELILVKTGDEVMDIHEAVKKEKGGMVLCRVR; this is encoded by the coding sequence ATGTCGTTGGTTCGGTTGGCCCATGTATGTTCTCATTTACAGAACTGCTCTCAAGTTAGACTAGGTCTAACGTCTATTCCATATTCTAAACTACATTTGCATTTTGCGTATAATCTATACAAACATGGATTCCTATCCAGTTTGCAAAGAGGTTCTACAAAAGGCCCTGATGAAGTGTTCACAGAGGTAACTCCAGATAATATTGCCACCAGAAGGTTATGGCTGGGATTAAAGTATAGAGAAAACAGAAGTGTGCTTACATCATGTAGGTTGATTTCCACACCTAGTTCCAAACTAAGGCTCTCTCACCAGGAGTTGAAGAGTCTGTGTTCAGGTAGGGTTACAAGGATGATCAAGCCGCTACAACCCGGTGAGCTAATATTAGTGAAAACTGGTGATGAGGTTATGGATATCCATGAAGCCGTTAAGAAAGAGAAAGGTGGCATGGTTCTCTGTAGAGTTAGATGA
- the AIM36 gene encoding Aim36p (Syntenic homolog of Ashbya gossypii ADR282C; Syntenic homolog of Saccharomyces cerevisiae YMR157C (AIM36)), with translation MLRQVIARSFRLSRCCISRRLYSTKPPRPDEMPKFRNLIIVSVIGTLIFIQAVNAVDKNKPKNSFSEDEYSRIMSGLKRKISIFSQGDITVHLVPSTISTNKLPDYKESKIIEVRDVAEYYRKQENDRYQALLDETFNVHKENYLSKLPVGTIAMLLGRYMKDRCQKGDTVYVVGFPDSIKEAIKFETEVSVVSSVISNKTTQDFELVKYFQTVDKITTI, from the coding sequence ATGCTCCGCCAGGTAATCGCTAGATCATTTCGGCTTTCCAGATGCTGCATATCTAGGAGGCTATACTCTACTAAACCCCCCAGGCCTGATGAAATGCCCAAATTTAGAAACTTGATAATTGTTTCTGTAATTGGTACGCTAATCTTTATACAAGCAGTCAATGCTGTTGATAAGAATAAGCCTAAAAACTCCTTTTCAGAAGATGAATACTCAAGGATTATGTCTGGTTTAAAGAGGAAGATATCTATTTTTTCTCAGGGTGACATTACTGTACATCTTGTACCATCGACTATCTCGACTAATAAGCTGCCAGATTATAAAGAGTCAAAAATCATTGAAGTACGTGATGTTGCTGAATACTACAGGAAGCAGGAGAATGATAGATATCAAGCTCTTCTGGATGAAACTTTTAATGTCCATAAAGAAAACTACTTGAGCAAATTGCCAGTTGGAACCATAGCTATGCTGCTAGGAAGATACATGAAAGATCGGTGCCAAAAAGGTGACACCGTTTATGTTGTAGGCTTCCCTGATTCCATAAAAGAGGCAATTAAATTCGAAACCGAAGTTTCCGTGGTCTCCTCCGTTATCTCAAACAAGACGACCCAAGACTTTGAACTTGTTAAATATTTTCAAACAGTCGATAAAATTACTACTATTTAA
- the SNU23 gene encoding U4/U6-U5 snRNP complex subunit SNU23 (Syntenic homolog of Ashbya gossypii ADR281W; Syntenic homolog of Saccharomyces cerevisiae YDL098C (SNU23)) has product MANFGRRTWDREEYAKLAKESRPLSHLEDLSEAQFQQLKLKYTNYEKLLQESTADADKRIITSALTSYKRGKQFGFYCELCNLTFKDTLQYIDHLNHKVHEIKFEQVFDEKLVIDTRDNEHVPISEFVNEYKSQVAAFAKNNGSFKATNRKPKKYIKVDVKKKEKDNETTDEVSDAMGFKSFGSTKRK; this is encoded by the coding sequence ATGGCTAACTTTGGAAGAAGGACTTGGGATAGAGAGGAGTATGCTAAACTTGCAAAAGAATCAAGACCCTTATCTCATCTTGAGGATCTTTCGGAAGCGCAATTTCAGCAATTGAAACTGAAATATACTAATTATGAGAAACTTCTACAGGAATCTACGGCAGATGCAGATAAAAGGATAATCACTTCAGCCCTGACATCATATAAGAGGGGTAAACAGTTTGGTTTTTACTGTGAACTATGTAATTTGACTTTTAAGGACACTCTGCAATACATTGATCATCTCAACCATAAAGTGCATGAAATAAAATTTGAACAGGTATTTGACGAAAAACTTGTCATTGACACCCGAGATAATGAGCATGTTCCAATATCGGAGTTTGTGAACGAATATAAGTCTCAGGTTGCTGCATTTGCCAAGAATAATGGCAGCTTTAAAGCAACTAATAGGAAGCCAAAGAAGTATATAAAAGTTGATGTGAAGAAAAAGGAAAAGGATAATGAAACGACAGATGAAGTCAGCGATGCTATGGGCTTTAAATCTTTTGGGAGTACAAAACGGAAATGA
- the RPN6 gene encoding proteasome regulatory particle lid subunit RPN6 (Syntenic homolog of Ashbya gossypii ADR280W; Syntenic homolog of Saccharomyces cerevisiae YDL097C (RPN6)) produces MSIEHARKLVEQKNYREAESVYLSLLNDSNNQEKKYAQLQEQCILELGHLYALAGESRKLAEFVPKSREFMMQFAKSKTAKVLKTLIDEFELIPGTLDIQIEVCKESILFAQAEKRVFLKHSLSIRLATLYYQKGQYRDSLLLINDLLKEFKKLDDKSSLVDVHLLESKVYHKLRNLARSKAALTSARTSANSIYCPTLTVAELDLTSGILHCEDKDYKTAFSYFYESFEAFHNSTDSTEKASQVLKYMLLSKIMLNYINEANIILNAKYAKETYQSRGIDAMKAIAEAYSHRSLLEFNTALKNYDKELMGDDLIRSHFNALYDTLLESNLCKIIEPFECVEVSHISKMIGLDPQQVEGKLSQMILDKVFYGVLDQGNGWLYVYPTPEQDATYDSSLELVGKLNKVVEQLYQKASVLT; encoded by the coding sequence ATGTCTATTGAACATGCTAGAAAGCTCGTAGAGCAAAAGAATTATAGAGAGGCAGAATCAGTTTACCTTTCCTTGTTAAATGATTCAAACAACCAAGAGAAGAAATATGCACAGTTACAGGAGCAATGTATCCTAGAGTTGGGTCATTTATATGCATTGGCAGGTGAGTCTAGAAAACTAGCGGAGTTTGTGCCAAAGTCTCGTGAATTTATGATGCAGTTTGCGAAATCTAAAACTGCTAAGGTGTTGAAAACATTGattgatgaatttgaatTGATTCCTGGCACGTTAGATATCCAAATTGAGGTTTGCAAGGAGTCAATTTTGTTTGCCCAGGCGGAAAAAAGGGTATTTTTGAAGCATTCTCTTTCTATTAGATTGGCGACGTTATATTACCAGAAAGGACAGTACCGTGACTCGTTGCTACTGATAAATGACTTGTTAAAGGAGTTCAAGAAGTTGGACGATAAGTCTTCGCTAGTTGATGTTCATCTGCTAGAATCTAAGGTATATCATAAGTTAAGGAATCTAGCACGGTCTAAGGCTGCGTTGACAAGTGCAAGGACATCCGCAAATTCCATATACTGCCCGACTTTGACTGTTGCAGAGCTGGACTTGACCAGTGGTATCCTGCATTGTGAGGATAAAGATTATAAGACTGCATTTTCTTACTTTTACGAGTCCTTTGAGGCGTTCCATAACTCTACCGATTCCACTGAAAAGGCGAGCCAAGTGTTGAAATACATGCTATTGTCAAAAATCATGTTGAACTATATCAACGAAGCGAATATTATTTTGAATGCGAAATATGCAAAAGAAACCTACCAATCCCGTGGCATAGACGCCATGAAAGCCATTGCAGAAGCCTACTCCCATAGATCCCTTCTAGAATTCAACACAGCGCTAAAGAACTACGATAAAGAATTGATGGGCGACGATCTCATTAGGTCGCATTTTAACGCATTGTATGATACACTTTTGGAGTCCAACTTGTGTAAAATTATTGAACCATTTGAGTGTGTGGAAGTGTCTCATATTTCTAAAATGATTGGATTAGATCCACAACAGGTTGAGGGTAAATTATCCCAAATGATTCTAGACAAGGTTTTCTACGGTGTTTTGGACCAAGGTAATGGTTGGCTATATGTATACCCAACTCCAGAGCAGGATGCCACCTACGATTCTTCCTTAGAGTTGGTTGGTAAACTGAACAAGGTTGTTGAGCAACTATATCAGAAAGCCAGTGTTCTAACGTGA
- the PMT1 gene encoding dolichyl-phosphate-mannose-protein mannosyltransferase PMT1 (Syntenic homolog of Ashbya gossypii ADR279C; Syntenic homolog of Saccharomyces cerevisiae YDL095W (PMT1) and YDL093W (PMT5); Tandem gene duplication in Saccharomyces cerevisiae) — MSKVQEVKVDDDDPVHSFEIKRGPLRPFLVTEPSEKLPEKRTPKTTKEKVTIGILLLIASFVRLYRLSYPNSVVFDEVHFGGFASKYITGKFFMDVHPPLAKMLFAAVGSLAGYNGGFGFSNIGDVYNSSVPYVVMRGFSAVLGVFTVLLMYLTLRNSGVRRVVAFCVSISFAIENSFVTISRYILLDSPMLFFIAAAVYSFKRYEIYKTGSMKSYYCLAMTGLALGLAVSSKWVGLFTVAWVGLLCIWRLWFQIGDLTTPVSRIVKQSVTQVLFLLGIPLCVYLFFFHIHFSALNSYSDGAGFFSSEFRTTLKGNSIPSNILADVGIGSTITIRHVGTMGGYLHSHDHALKSGSKQQQVTLYPHLDHNNDWYVELYNKSNTVPTEFEGVKHGTKIRLKHVLTGHRLHSHDHKPPVSESSDWQKEVSGYGYAEFEGDANDDWIVEIDREASVPGEAQESVKAIDTKFRLRHAMTGCLLFSHEVKLPKWGFEQQEVTCATQGKPHLTLWYVESNSHPLLPEDAERVSYRKPTFFEKVKESHIRMWHINKNLKEPHVYQSDPISWPFLLRGISYWAKDNRQVYFIGNAIVWWSVTAFIGVFAFICSAELFAWQLGKPVLQDKDVLNFHIQTMHYLIGYVVHFLPSFLMSRQLFLHHYLPAYYFGILALGHGLDVLTSYVLRNKRNVAYGLLILYLTWTGYFYSSYSPLSYGSKWTKDLCSKSQWFADWDYSCSNFPAKYADYKEIDERAARTPTHELVGNSPTAGSINVVPGYNEAKKVDVDIEKIIADPSPKKFMDQHGNPLSPEEVKRLVKEEGVELKAVAHNPQLL, encoded by the coding sequence ATGTCAAAGGTTCAAGAGGTGAAAGTAGATGATGATGATCCTGTGCATAGCTTTGAAATAAAGCGTGGTCCCTTAAGGCCATTTTTAGTTACAGAACCTTCTGAAAAGCTTCCGGAAAAGCGTACACCCAAAACTACTAAAGAGAAGGTTACTATTGGTATTTTGCTGTTGATAGCTAGTTTTGTGAGACTTTACAGATTGTCTTATCCAAATTCAGTGGTTTTTGATGAAGTTCATTTCGGTGGATTTGCTTCGAAATATATTACAGGTAAATTCTTCATGGATGTGCATCCGCCGCTGGCTAAAATGCTATTTGCTGCTGTCGGTAGCCTGGCGGGTTACAATGGAGGCTTTGGTTTCAGCAATATAGGTGATGTATACAATTCTTCGGTTCCTTACGTTGTAATGAGAGGTTTTTCTGCGGTTCTGGGTGTTTTTACTGTTCTATTGATGTACTTGACTTTAAGGAATTCCGGAGTTCGTCGAGTTGTGGCTTTCTGTGTTAGTATTTCATTTGCTATTGAAAACTCCTTTGTGACTATCTCCAGGTATATCCTATTGGATTCTCCtatgcttttcttcattGCTGCTGCGGTATATTCGTTCAAGAGATATGAAATATACAAGACAGGATCTATGAAGTCGTACTACTGTTTGGCTATGACTGGATTGGCATTAGGTTTGGCTGTTTCTTCGAAATGGGTCGGCTTGTTTACAGTTGCTTGGGTAGGCTTGCTTTGTATTTGGAGGCTATGGTTCCAAATTGGAGATTTGACAACGCCAGTTTCTAGAATTGTTAAACAGAGTGTAACACAAGTGCTCTTTTTGTTGGGTATCCCACTTTGTGTATACTTATTCTTTTTCCACATCCACTTTTCTGCTTTAAACAGCTACTCTGATGGTGCTGGATTTTTCTCTTCAGAATTTAGGACTACACTAAAAGGTAACTCCATTCCTTCGAATATTTTGGCTGATGTAGGAATTGGTTCGACAATTACTATACGCCATGTTGGCACCATGGGTGGTTATTTGCATTCACATGACCATGCTTTAAAGAGTGGTTCTAAGCAGCAGCAAGTTACATTGTATCCCCACTTGGATCATAACAATGATTGGTATGTTGAACTGTATAATAAGTCGAACACTGTGCCAACGGAATTTGAAGGTGTAAAGCATGGAACTAAAATAAGATTAAAACACGTGCTAACTGGTCATAGACTACACTCTCATGATCATAAGCCTCCAGTTTCAGAATCCTCTGACTGGCAAAAAGAAGTTTCTGGTTACGGTTATGCAGAATTCGAAGGTGATGCAAATGATGATTGGATAGTTGAAATTGACCGTGAAGCGTCTGTCCCTGGCGAAGCTCAAGAATCAGTTAAGGCAATTGATACTAAATTCCGTTTACGTCACGCTATGACGGGTTGTTTGTTGTTCTCTCATGAGGTGAAATTACCAAAATGGGGATTCGAGCAGCAAGAGGTTACATGTGCTACTCAAGGTAAGCCACATTTGACCTTATGGTATGTAGAAAGTAACTCGCATCCTCTCCTACCAGAAGATGCAGAGAGAGTGTCTTACAGGAAGCCCACTTTCTTCGAAAAGGTTAAGGAATCCCACATAAGAATGTGGCATATCAACAAAAACTTGAAGGAGCCACACGTGTACCAGTCTGACCCTATTTCGTGGCCATTCCTACTGAGAGGTATATCATATTGGGCTAAGGATAACAGACAAGTTTATTTCATTGGTAATGCTATAGTTTGGTGGTCCGTAACCGCTTTCATTGGAGTATTTGCGTTCATTTGCTCTGCTGAACTATTTGCTTGGCAGTTAGGAAAACCTGTTTTACAGGACAAAGATGTTTTGAACTTCCATATACAGACTATGCATTATTTGATCGGCTATGTCGTCCACTTTTTGCCATCCTTTTTAATGAGTCGACAGTTATTCCTCCACCATTACTTGCCAGCATACTACTTTGGTATATTGGCACTTGGCCATGGGCTAGATGTTCTGACCAGTTACGTTTTAAGAAACAAAAGGAATGTTGCTTATGGGCTTTTGATTCTGTACTTAACATGGACTGGGTACTTTTACAGCAGTTACTCTCCTTTGTCGTATGGTTCGAAATGGACTAAAGACTTATGCTCAAAATCACAATGGTTCGCTGACTGGGATTACAGCTGTTCTAACTTCCCAGCTAAGTATGCAGACTATAAAGAAATTGACGAAAGGGCCGCTCGTACTCCTACTCATGAACTGGTGGGTAATTCACCAACTGCAGGTTCAATCAATGTTGTACCTGGTTACAATGAGGCTAAAAAGGTCGACgttgatattgaaaagaTTATTGCAGACCCTTCGCCTAAGAAATTCATGGATCAGCACGGAAACCCTTTGTCTCCGGAGGAAGTTAAAAGATTAGTGAAGGAAGAAGGTGTTGAACTTAAGGCTGTTGCGCACAATCCACAGTTGTTATAG
- a CDS encoding uncharacterized protein (Syntenic homolog of Ashbya gossypii ADR278W; Syntenic homolog of Saccharomyces cerevisiae YMR155W): MSTLTGAELVRCFIGANIIALGTGTQYLYSYYAPQLLTHCSIPVEYLSYFTFALTIGSSALGILCGFIIDTMGPQFSCGLSAFCTFIAYYSLRYCYSNKSNNIPFLFLVFVLLGYGCISGFFAAVKCCTINYPQYRGTAVSCPFALFALSAMLFSSACYRLFGEDMLSVFTFLMILCPAITLTGCWTLKIDTDNPKRDEREATELDPESCDAESHFESLNVTPAANFGAITEEVEHFRPLKNKHASVLSPNVKSPSNKQSFPVPELVIEPSSAIADDQGYGNLSRTERNISQSRNNGYFSFYRSFKSIFNGKWFDELMKVINNPNFIIYYMIMAILHGAGQMYIYSIGYIVDVQASSHPEQSIGGEQVQTLQLSIISVSSCIGRLISGPISDLLVKRFNAQRFWLILVATFIFNIASMILISETTVVPRFWHDLPPNIFSLSCSSLLFGFGFGMTLGTFPAIVADSFGLVGFSTIWGILTTGCLISVNYFSKVFANDLSFNADVTHGGCIQGSSCYSHTFHVIQVFATFALCLVIVAMARNSQKFPNYPLSAATSP; encoded by the coding sequence ATGAGTACATTGACGGGGGCAGAGTTGGTCCGCTGCTTCATTGGTGCCAATATAATTGCCTTGGGAACCGGGACACAGTATCTATATAGCTACTATGCCCCGCAACTTTTGACCCATTGCAGCATACCAGTTGAGTATTTATCATATTTTACATTTGCATTGACAATCGGTTCTTCAGCTCTAGGGATACTATGTGGGTTTATTATTGATACCATGGGGCCGCAGTTTTCTTGTGGGCTGAGTGCGTTCTGCACATTCATTGCTTACTACAGCTTAAGATACTGCTATTCCAATAAGTCTAATAATATTCCCTTTCTTTTTCTAGTGTTTGTGTTACTTGGTTATGGTTGCATATCGGGGTTCTTCGCTGCGGTAAAGTGCTGTACAATTAATTATCCGCAGTATAGAGGGACAGCAGTTTCCTGCCCTTTTGCCCTTTTTGCACTCTCGGCAATGCTATTCTCGTCTGCATGTTACCGTTTATTTGGTGAAGATATGTTGTCTGTGTTCACCTTCCTAATGATCCTTTGTCCTGCCATTACCCTTACAGGTTGTTGGACGTTGAAAATTGACACAGATAACCCCAAAAGGGATGAAAGAGAAGCCACTGAACTTGATCCAGAAAGTTGTGATGCTGAATCGCATTTTGAATCTTTGAATGTCACTCCAGCAGCAAATTTTGGGGCCATAACCGAAGAAGTAGAGCATTTTCGGCCTTTAAAGAACAAACATGCGAGCGTTCTCAGCCCAAATGTGAAGAGCCCATCGAATAAACAATCTTTTCCAGTCCCGGAACTAGTGATTGAGCCTAGTAGTGCAATTGCCGATGATCAAGGTTATGGAAATCTCTCAAGAACTGAGCGCAACATATCACAATCGAGGAATAATGGATATTTCAGTTTTTACAGATCATTTAAATCTATCTTCAATGGTAAATGGTTTGATGAATTGATGAAGGTCATTAATAACCCAAActttattatttattatatgATTATGGCAATTTTACATGGAGCTGGCCAGATGTATATTTATTCAATTGGTTATATTGTGGACGTCCAGGCTAGCTCTCACCCTGAACAATCAATTGGCGGTGAGCAGGTCCAGACTTTGCAATTGTCAATTATATCTGTGTCCTCCTGCATTGGTAGGTTGATATCTGGTCCAATATCAGACTTACTAGTTAAAAGATTTAATGCCCAAAGATTCTGGTTAATTCTTGTTGCCACATTTATCTTTAATATAGCATCAATGATTTTAATATCAGAAACGACTGTAGTTCCCAGGTTCTGGCATGATTTACCTCCCAATATTTTTAGTCTATCCTGTTCATCGCTATTATTCGGTTTTGGATTTGGTATGACTCTTGGGACATTTCCTGCGATTGTTGCAGACAGTTTTGGGTTAGTAGGCTTCAGTACTATATGGGGAATTCTCACTACAGGTTGCCTAATTAGTGTGAATTACTTTAGCAAAGTATTTGCAAATGATCTAAGCTTTAACGCGGACGTTACACATGGTGGATGCATTCAAGGCTCTAGTTGTTACTCTCACACATTTCATGTCATTCAAGTATTTGCCACATTCGCTTTGTGTTTAGTAATCGTAGCGATGGCGAGGAACAGTCAGAAGTTTCCAAACTATCCTCTTAGTGCGGCCACCAGTCCATAA
- the SRP14 gene encoding RNA-binding signal recognition particle subunit SRP14 (Syntenic homolog of Ashbya gossypii ADR277C; Syntenic homolog of Saccharomyces cerevisiae YDL092W (SRP14)): MEISKRFSADEFLVQVKELVGIANRDQLSLNIKMKRLVEKDAVVLNEEFDASSHPRADISRMSGLKDGNSNRYPILLRVSLRSKGDKKKCSTIVEADSLDKFWQEYVSVLKDGMNNLVKMKKKKGRSKVKKSLRK, encoded by the coding sequence ATGGAAATAAGTAAGCGTTTTTCGGCAGATGAGTTCCTTGTACAGGTTAAAGAACTTGTAGGGATCGCTAATAGAGACCAATTATCGCTAAATATAAAGATGAAGAGGCTAGTCGAGAAAGATGCCGTTGTTTTGAATGAAGAGTTTGATGCTTCGAGTCACCCAAGGGCTGACATTTCTAGGATGTCAGGACTCAAGGATGGAAATAGTAATCGTTATCCAATCTTATTGAGAGTTTCATTGAGATCCAAAGGAGACAAGAAGAAGTGTTCTACTATAGTAGAAGCGGATTCGCTGGATAAGTTCTGGCAAGAGTACGTATCTGTACTGAAGGATGGGATGAATAACCTCGTcaagatgaagaagaagaagggAAGGTCGAAGGTTAAAAAGTCGCTTCGGAAGTGA
- the UBX3 gene encoding clathrin-mediated endocytosis regulator UBX3 (Syntenic homolog of Ashbya gossypii ADR276W; Syntenic homolog of Saccharomyces cerevisiae YDL091C (UBX3)), whose product MFREFFQRFLNPQTPTFIELPGGFPEERTEEATSASSGNNIKDKILHCLITPPLLLLYFILSVTLFIIDTFKPIRKLVVFYDNNRFRNSEEYSNHYQALVDNIISDCGRYNLSAREPPTLGETHSFYSLYNTENGLLLPNMIQGGYSDLLKTCTEQGKFALIYIHDPMLPSPLEYVHRLLTSEEMINMIRRYQMLLWFGSVTTAEGLQVANYLRARQFPFIGFLTLKSETKLEFICRIEGKLFDFSLSSLESKLQAAYSKLLVLRQQRQNRELQRLVMEQQDYRYQQSLMRDQERSRASDEARLQEQQQQEEEGLKKQWLLWRKSVLHPEPTEGDICRLGIRTNTGRLVRKFDASLPIEEVYAFVELHLLGVLSNNETYEADSAPDYNYSYNFKLTTPVPRVELDPEKLIRDEAAIYPSGTVVYEQSDV is encoded by the coding sequence ATGTTTAGAGAGTTCTTTCAACGGTTTCTAAATCCACAGACGCCAACCTTCATTGAACTACCAGGTGGTTTCCCTGAAGAGCGAACTGAAGAAGCAACTTCGGCTAGCTCAGGtaataatattaaagataAAATTTTGCACTGTTTAATTACACCTCCACTTCTGCTGTtgtattttattttaagTGTTACACTATTTATTATTGATACTTTCAAGCCAATCAGGAAATTGGTGGTATTTTATGATAATAATCGGTTTAGAAATTCCGAAGAGTATTCTAATCATTACCAGGCACTAGTCGACAATATTATTAGTGACTGCGGCAGATATAACCTGTCTGCCAGGGAACCGCCTACACTAGGAGAGACACACTCATTTTATTCGCTCTATAATACAGAAAATGggcttcttcttccaaataTGATCCAAGGTGGGTATAGTGATCTTCTGAAGACATGTACGGAGCAGGGGAAGTTTGCATTGATATATATTCATGATCCGATGTTGCCATCCCCCTTGGAATATGTGCATAGACTTCTCACCAGCGAAGAAATGATAAATATGATTAGACGATACCAGATGCTACTGTGGTTTGGCAGCGTTACTACTGCTGAGGGATTACAGGTGGCGAACTATTTGAGGGCACGACAGTTTCCTTTCATAGGATTCCTTACCCTGAAGAGCGAAACGAAGCTGGAATTTATCTGTCGCATTGAGGGCAAGCTGTTCGATTTTAGTTTGTCATCACTGGAGTCTAAGTTACAAGCTGCATATTCAAAGCTTCTCGTTCTAAGACAGCAGAGACAAAACCGGGAGCTACAGCGCCTTGTAATGGAGCAACAAGACTACCGATACCAGCAGTCATTGATGAGGGATCAAGAACGAAGCCGGGCTTCTGATGAGGCTCGCTTGCAAGaacaacagcaacaagAGGAGGAAGGTTTAAAGAAACAGTGGCTTTTATGGAGGAAGTCCGTGTTACATCCTGAACCAACTGAAGGCGATATTTGTCGACTAGGCATTAGAACCAACACTGGCCGTCTGGTTCGAAAGTTCGACGCATCCCTACCCATAGAAGAAGTATATGCTTTTGTGGAGCTACATTTACTTGGGGTTTTATCAAACAACGAGACTTACGAAGCTGACAGTGCTCCAGATTACAACTATTCTTATAATTTTAAACTGACAACACCTGTTCCTCGTGTGGAACTGGACCCAGAAAAATTAATCAGAGATGAAGCAGCAATATACCCGTCAGGAACTGTGGTTTACGAGCAAAGTGATGTGTGA